In the Syntrophorhabdaceae bacterium genome, one interval contains:
- the murB gene encoding UDP-N-acetylmuramate dehydrogenase, with protein MEWKGIKGTILHGVPMKRYTSMRVGGQAAYLVYPADEPDLARVLDQMRERNISYRFLGNGTNVIVSDRGLDEALIRITRMKRIRYTKTKDGALAEVSGGVSLRAFIKDAAEKGLSGLEKLYWIPGTVGGGIKMNAGSFDQTISDTLQDMRIIDARHTISLIEKSALNFTYRDSPIGPCDCVVSARFALKARDKKDILKDMDYVYGERKKRHPMEYPSAGSIFKGVNGQSAWQFVERAGLKGFSVGGARVSEKHTNFIVNMGSAKAQDVKDLIDRIKKEVYEKLGVTLKEEVELWGFDA; from the coding sequence ATGGAGTGGAAAGGAATAAAGGGAACCATATTGCACGGCGTACCCATGAAACGATACACCTCTATGAGAGTGGGCGGTCAGGCTGCGTACCTCGTGTATCCGGCAGATGAGCCTGACCTCGCAAGGGTGCTTGACCAGATGAGGGAGCGAAACATCTCCTACAGGTTCTTAGGAAACGGAACGAATGTAATCGTGAGTGATCGAGGACTCGACGAAGCATTGATCAGGATAACAAGGATGAAGCGCATCCGTTATACGAAGACAAAAGATGGCGCCCTCGCCGAAGTGTCGGGCGGCGTATCGCTCCGTGCATTCATCAAGGACGCGGCGGAAAAGGGCCTGTCAGGACTGGAAAAACTCTACTGGATACCTGGCACCGTAGGCGGCGGCATCAAAATGAATGCGGGGAGCTTCGATCAAACTATTTCCGATACGCTTCAGGACATGCGCATTATCGATGCGCGCCACACAATCTCTCTTATCGAGAAGAGCGCTCTCAACTTTACCTATCGGGACTCACCGATCGGCCCGTGTGACTGTGTCGTGAGTGCACGGTTCGCTCTCAAGGCGAGAGACAAGAAGGATATTCTCAAAGACATGGACTACGTGTACGGCGAACGGAAGAAGAGGCATCCCATGGAATACCCATCAGCCGGCTCGATCTTCAAAGGTGTGAACGGGCAGTCGGCCTGGCAATTCGTCGAAAGGGCGGGTCTTAAAGGCTTTTCCGTGGGAGGGGCTCGCGTCTCGGAAAAACACACAAATTTTATCGTGAACATGGGATCGGCAAAAGCACAGGATGTAAAAGATCTGATAGACAGGATCAAGAAAGAGGTCTACGAAAAATTAGGCGTTACGCTCAAAGAGGAAGTGGAGCTCTGGGGGTTCGATGCATAG
- the murC gene encoding UDP-N-acetylmuramate--L-alanine ligase has protein sequence MVFHKIERVHFVGIGGIGMSGIAEVLLNLGFKITGSDVRKTDITERLEGLGASIFYGHKEENIVDSDVVVISSAIRPENPEVKKAKELFIPVIQRAEMLAELMRMKYSVAVAGAHGKTTTTSLISTILAHAGLDPTCVIGGKLNSFGSNAKLGDSKYLVAEADESDGTFLLLYPTIAVVTNIDMEHLDFYKDLNEIKGAFTAFLNKVPFYGLDIICIDNANLQSLIPLLKRRYMTYGFSKQADLRAENIVYEGFITKFRVIYKGYELGEIALTLPGAHNVVNTLAACGVCIELDIPFPTIKEALKNFSGIHRRLEVKWDKDIKLIDDYGHHPTEIKATLSAIRKMSKGRIIVAFQPHRYSRTKALMDEFVTSFNEADVLVVTEIYAASEDRIEGITGSSLADRIRSSGHKNVFFAPTKEEAAEKILEIARKGDVVVTLGAGDIYKIDERLKRAWSGKE, from the coding sequence ATGGTCTTTCATAAGATAGAGAGGGTTCACTTTGTGGGGATCGGTGGTATCGGCATGAGCGGCATCGCCGAGGTCCTCTTAAACCTCGGTTTCAAGATTACCGGCTCGGACGTGCGCAAGACAGATATAACCGAGCGGCTCGAAGGGCTCGGTGCCAGCATATTTTACGGACACAAAGAGGAGAACATCGTGGACTCCGATGTGGTTGTGATCTCGTCAGCCATACGACCGGAGAATCCGGAAGTGAAAAAAGCAAAAGAGCTCTTTATCCCCGTAATCCAGCGGGCCGAGATGCTCGCCGAGCTTATGAGGATGAAATACTCTGTGGCCGTAGCCGGCGCCCACGGAAAAACAACAACCACATCTCTCATTTCGACCATCCTCGCTCATGCGGGCCTGGACCCCACATGTGTTATCGGCGGCAAGCTAAACAGTTTTGGCAGCAATGCAAAGCTTGGCGATAGCAAATATCTCGTTGCCGAGGCGGACGAGAGCGACGGTACCTTTCTTTTGCTCTACCCGACCATCGCCGTTGTCACGAACATTGATATGGAGCATCTTGATTTCTACAAGGACTTAAATGAAATCAAGGGTGCCTTCACCGCATTTCTCAACAAGGTCCCGTTTTACGGGCTCGATATCATATGCATCGATAACGCAAACCTGCAAAGCCTCATACCGCTCCTCAAGAGACGATATATGACCTACGGTTTCTCCAAGCAGGCCGATCTCAGGGCGGAAAACATCGTCTACGAAGGCTTTATCACAAAGTTCAGGGTCATTTACAAGGGCTACGAACTGGGCGAAATCGCGCTAACCTTGCCCGGAGCGCATAACGTGGTCAATACGCTCGCCGCCTGTGGCGTCTGCATCGAACTTGACATACCGTTTCCGACGATCAAAGAAGCGCTGAAGAATTTCTCGGGAATTCACCGGCGACTTGAGGTCAAGTGGGACAAGGACATCAAGCTTATCGATGATTATGGCCATCATCCGACGGAGATAAAGGCTACGCTCTCAGCCATACGAAAAATGTCAAAAGGCAGGATCATCGTGGCTTTTCAGCCACACAGATATTCAAGAACAAAGGCGCTGATGGATGAGTTCGTCACCTCCTTCAACGAGGCGGATGTGCTCGTGGTCACGGAGATTTACGCGGCTTCGGAAGACAGAATAGAAGGGATTACAGGGTCGAGTCTCGCCGATAGGATACGCTCGAGCGGGCACAAGAACGTGTTCTTCGCTCCTACAAAAGAGGAGGCAGCTGAAAAGATTCTGGAAATCGCCCGTAAGGGGGATGTTGTGGTCACGCTCGGGGCCGGGGACATCTATAAAATAGACGAGAGATTAAAGCGCGCATGGAGTGGAAAGGAATAA
- the murG gene encoding undecaprenyldiphospho-muramoylpentapeptide beta-N-acetylglucosaminyltransferase produces the protein MICAGGTGGHIFPGIAVAEAFLARDDKNEVVFVGTTGGLEGAIIPKAGFRLLYIKAHQFLGRSPLYKVLAIVGLLQGIAMSVAVLRGERPHFILGMGGFTCVPVIIAGVLMRIPCFLHEQNVEPGLANKFLSRITKKTFISFDETQRYLDPNKVSLSGNPLRRGLTKDHAEKNKGTFGIFVFGGSRGARSVNDAILTLLPYLESYKNMVMYHQTGREDFDRVNDAYRDTPVAHEVFPFTDEMEKYYRLSDIIISRAGATTIFELAYFRKAAVLIPYPYSAGNHQWKNASYVESMGGAHVVADVEATGERLFEIIAHLMKEPELLDEMGQNMGKIYVDDAASRIVGGIEHGLS, from the coding sequence ATGATTTGTGCGGGCGGAACAGGCGGTCACATCTTTCCCGGCATTGCCGTTGCAGAGGCATTTTTAGCCCGCGACGACAAAAACGAGGTAGTCTTCGTGGGAACGACCGGCGGCCTTGAGGGTGCTATCATCCCCAAGGCCGGCTTTCGGCTCCTTTATATAAAGGCGCATCAATTTCTCGGAAGATCCCCGCTTTACAAAGTACTGGCCATTGTGGGCCTGCTTCAAGGCATCGCAATGTCGGTAGCAGTCCTGAGAGGCGAGCGTCCTCACTTCATACTCGGGATGGGTGGCTTTACCTGTGTTCCCGTGATCATCGCGGGCGTTCTCATGAGAATCCCCTGTTTCCTTCATGAACAGAACGTAGAGCCGGGTCTCGCCAACAAGTTTCTTTCGAGAATTACCAAAAAGACCTTCATCAGTTTTGATGAGACGCAGCGCTATCTCGACCCGAACAAGGTGAGCTTAAGCGGCAATCCCTTACGACGGGGGCTCACAAAAGATCACGCGGAAAAGAACAAAGGAACTTTCGGTATCTTTGTCTTCGGCGGAAGCAGGGGGGCGCGAAGCGTGAACGATGCGATCCTCACGCTCCTTCCGTATCTCGAAAGCTATAAGAACATGGTTATGTATCATCAGACCGGACGTGAAGATTTTGATCGAGTGAATGACGCGTACAGGGACACTCCAGTAGCACACGAGGTTTTCCCTTTTACCGATGAGATGGAAAAATACTATCGGCTCTCCGATATCATCATATCCAGGGCAGGCGCCACCACGATTTTTGAGCTCGCCTATTTCAGAAAGGCGGCTGTCCTTATCCCCTACCCCTATTCCGCGGGCAACCACCAGTGGAAGAACGCCTCGTACGTTGAGAGCATGGGCGGAGCCCATGTGGTCGCTGACGTAGAAGCGACGGGAGAGAGGCTTTTTGAGATCATCGCGCATCTTATGAAGGAGCCCGAGCTTCTTGATGAGATGGGACAGAATATGGGCAAGATTTACGTCGATGATGCTGCTTCGCGTATCGTCGGAGGGATTGAACATGGTCTTTCATAA
- the murD gene encoding UDP-N-acetylmuramoyl-L-alanine--D-glutamate ligase, with amino-acid sequence MDLPDKILIVGLGATGVAVAKFLSGRGKQIGLADEKSETELAPTLRALAGISYTGHFGPHRKEDFLRYSMIVLSPGVDSELPVLKEARQKKIRIIGEIELASMFISEPIIAITGTNGKTTTTTLIGEIFRKAFGNVFVGGNIGNPLINYVIEGKPAPYIILEISSFQLETIETFRPNTAILLNITEDHLDRYRSYGDYKDAKYRVFENQTEKDYAIINTNVLPVIKGTPKVLPFSTRQELSEGAFARNGNLYVRLKGRETVYQREISPLLGVHNTENILTALLTAHIYDIGRPLIEDALKSFKGLPHRVEHIRTIKGIRFYNDSKATNVDATRRALESIDGKIILIAGGKDKGGSYRAIGEVADRIKSLIVIGEAKEKILKELGGTVKTYAEGTMEGAVKRAYEVAQSGDMVLLSPMCSSFDMFKDYKDRGNRFRKIVESL; translated from the coding sequence ATGGACCTGCCGGATAAAATACTCATCGTCGGTCTCGGGGCAACAGGAGTCGCCGTGGCCAAATTCTTAAGCGGCAGAGGCAAACAGATCGGTCTCGCCGATGAAAAAAGCGAAACAGAGCTTGCTCCCACGCTCCGGGCGCTCGCCGGCATATCTTACACAGGCCATTTCGGCCCCCACCGGAAAGAGGACTTTCTCCGTTACTCTATGATCGTACTCTCTCCCGGTGTGGACAGCGAACTGCCTGTGCTCAAAGAAGCCCGGCAAAAGAAGATCAGGATTATCGGCGAAATTGAACTCGCATCCATGTTCATCAGTGAGCCGATCATAGCCATCACGGGCACAAACGGAAAAACCACGACTACAACACTTATCGGCGAAATATTCAGAAAGGCTTTCGGCAACGTGTTCGTGGGAGGCAATATCGGCAACCCTTTGATCAATTACGTTATCGAAGGCAAACCTGCCCCGTATATCATTCTTGAAATAAGTAGCTTTCAGCTTGAGACCATCGAGACATTTCGCCCCAATACGGCCATTCTCCTCAATATCACGGAAGATCATCTCGACAGGTACAGAAGCTACGGCGATTACAAGGATGCAAAATACAGAGTCTTTGAGAACCAGACGGAAAAGGATTACGCGATCATCAACACCAATGTCCTGCCGGTCATCAAGGGAACACCCAAAGTACTACCCTTCTCCACGCGTCAGGAATTAAGCGAGGGCGCCTTTGCGAGAAATGGAAATCTGTATGTAAGGCTTAAGGGGCGAGAAACGGTCTATCAGAGAGAAATATCCCCTCTTCTCGGCGTGCACAACACCGAGAATATACTCACGGCTCTTTTGACGGCCCATATTTACGATATCGGGCGGCCTCTCATTGAAGATGCGCTTAAGAGCTTTAAAGGGCTTCCCCATCGGGTCGAGCATATTCGGACCATTAAAGGTATCAGGTTCTACAACGATTCAAAGGCTACAAACGTGGACGCCACAAGGAGGGCCCTCGAGAGCATCGACGGAAAGATCATTCTCATCGCGGGGGGCAAGGACAAGGGTGGCAGTTATCGGGCGATTGGGGAGGTTGCCGACAGGATAAAGTCCCTCATCGTCATCGGAGAGGCAAAAGAAAAGATCCTCAAGGAACTGGGGGGCACAGTGAAAACCTATGCCGAAGGCACGATGGAGGGCGCGGTTAAAAGGGCCTATGAGGTGGCTCAATCCGGAGATATGGTACTTTTGTCACCTATGTGCAGTAGCTTCGATATGTTTAAGGATTATAAGGACCGGGGCAACAGATTCAGAAAGATAGTGGAGTCATTGTGA
- the mraY gene encoding phospho-N-acetylmuramoyl-pentapeptide-transferase, producing the protein MLYYVLYALHTRLSLFNVFRYITFRTVLSILTALIISFVLTPVVIRKFHEWKIKSGKREDVPDRHEMKKETPTMGGFVILIATLIPMLLWADLTDYYIWVVTFSLLSFGAIGFLDDIKKLRLGNGKGMSGKTKITLQILFGLVVSLLIYFKYNFSTQLTLPFFKNVSPELGYFYILLCIFMIVGASNSVNLTDGLDGLAIGPIITVCLTFLLFSYLVGNVKFAQYLQIFYVRGAGELTVLCGAMLGAGIGFLWYNAHPAELFMGDTGSLSLGAGLATIAVIIKQEFLLVIAGGLFVIEALSVIIQVYSFKLRGKRVFKMAPIHHHFELKGWNEGKIVVRFWIVSIILALIALSTLKLR; encoded by the coding sequence ATGCTCTATTATGTCCTCTATGCACTCCATACCAGACTTTCGCTTTTTAACGTATTCAGGTATATTACGTTTCGCACAGTCCTCTCCATTCTCACGGCGCTCATCATCAGCTTCGTTCTCACTCCTGTAGTGATACGCAAATTCCACGAATGGAAGATAAAGAGCGGCAAACGCGAAGATGTGCCGGACAGGCACGAAATGAAAAAAGAGACGCCCACCATGGGCGGCTTCGTTATCCTGATCGCCACGCTCATTCCCATGCTTCTCTGGGCGGACCTAACCGACTACTATATCTGGGTCGTCACATTTTCGCTGCTCTCCTTCGGGGCCATCGGTTTTCTTGATGACATAAAGAAGCTGCGTCTCGGAAACGGAAAAGGCATGTCGGGGAAGACAAAAATCACCCTGCAGATTCTCTTCGGCCTTGTGGTCAGCCTGTTGATCTATTTCAAGTACAACTTCAGTACGCAACTCACCCTGCCCTTCTTCAAGAACGTCTCCCCCGAACTGGGCTATTTCTATATCCTGCTCTGTATATTCATGATCGTGGGAGCTTCAAATAGCGTGAATCTGACCGACGGTCTCGATGGACTCGCGATCGGTCCCATCATCACCGTCTGTCTCACGTTTTTGCTCTTCTCTTATCTCGTCGGCAATGTGAAATTTGCTCAATATCTCCAAATATTCTATGTGCGGGGAGCCGGTGAGCTCACGGTCCTTTGCGGAGCTATGCTCGGAGCCGGCATCGGCTTTCTCTGGTACAACGCCCACCCGGCGGAGCTCTTCATGGGGGACACGGGCTCTCTTTCACTGGGCGCCGGTCTCGCCACGATCGCCGTTATCATCAAACAGGAGTTTCTTTTGGTCATCGCCGGAGGACTTTTTGTGATTGAAGCGCTCTCCGTCATAATCCAGGTATACTCCTTCAAGCTGAGAGGCAAGAGGGTTTTTAAGATGGCCCCAATTCACCATCACTTTGAGCTGAAAGGATGGAACGAGGGAAAGATCGTTGTAAGGTTCTGGATTGTATCGATTATATTGGCGCTTATCGCGCTCAGTACGTTGAAGCTGAGGTAA
- the murF gene encoding UDP-N-acetylmuramoyl-tripeptide--D-alanyl-D-alanine ligase, with protein sequence MWRLDEIKEAVRGTVRSLETDTFTGISTDSRTIGQGELFVPITGETFDGHLFIEAAYERSHAGSLCERKREDLCEQLPGTIILVDDTTQALLDLARFKRSKLRTTCIAITGSNGKTTTKEILVRMIQSGSSVHFNEKNYNNLIGVSKSILSVKGNPEFCVFELGTNAPGEIKRLAHAAQPDTSLITNINPSHLSGLKTIEGILEEKLDLFYFTKEGGRVFVNADDPYIMPRYKDIKRMPVTYGIDHDASVQLSIDARFGWEGSQITIAFPDKRVSAHTALLGKHNLYNILAASCLAYSIGVDTTRIGNTIEAFRSYDKRFQPVPARSGATIIDDTYNANPASVKWAIKTLLELPASGKRIIILGDMRELGEESTRYHRELGRFLRSTDIPVIALIGEEVKETYGELGKARARLFENKGALVDYITGELKEGDTVLVKGSRLSKMEEIVEALT encoded by the coding sequence ATGTGGCGGCTTGACGAGATTAAGGAAGCAGTGCGCGGTACAGTCCGTTCTCTTGAAACGGATACGTTCACCGGCATATCGACTGATTCGAGAACGATCGGCCAGGGGGAGCTTTTTGTACCCATTACAGGAGAGACGTTTGACGGTCATCTGTTTATAGAGGCTGCATATGAAAGATCGCACGCCGGCTCACTCTGTGAAAGAAAGCGCGAAGACCTGTGCGAACAACTGCCCGGCACGATCATACTCGTCGATGATACCACGCAGGCGCTACTCGACCTTGCCCGCTTTAAACGCAGCAAGCTCCGTACAACCTGCATCGCCATCACGGGCAGTAACGGCAAAACAACAACCAAAGAGATTCTGGTCAGGATGATTCAGAGCGGATCGTCAGTTCACTTCAACGAAAAGAATTACAATAATCTTATCGGCGTGTCCAAGAGCATACTCTCTGTTAAGGGCAACCCCGAATTCTGCGTTTTCGAGCTCGGCACGAACGCTCCCGGCGAGATAAAAAGACTCGCTCACGCCGCCCAGCCTGATACGTCCCTCATAACCAACATCAATCCCTCGCACTTAAGTGGACTCAAGACCATAGAAGGGATTCTCGAAGAGAAGCTCGACCTGTTCTACTTCACCAAAGAGGGTGGTAGGGTCTTCGTCAACGCCGATGATCCCTACATCATGCCACGCTATAAAGACATAAAACGCATGCCGGTTACCTATGGCATCGATCATGACGCGTCCGTTCAATTGAGCATTGACGCACGCTTCGGATGGGAAGGATCTCAGATCACCATCGCCTTTCCGGATAAGCGCGTTTCAGCGCACACCGCACTTCTCGGGAAACATAATCTGTACAATATTCTCGCCGCCTCTTGTCTGGCATACAGTATCGGCGTCGATACGACGCGTATAGGGAATACCATCGAAGCATTCAGGTCTTACGACAAACGGTTTCAACCGGTTCCTGCAAGAAGCGGCGCGACCATAATCGACGATACATACAATGCAAATCCCGCATCTGTGAAGTGGGCAATCAAAACGCTCCTTGAGCTTCCCGCTTCGGGGAAACGGATCATCATCCTCGGCGATATGCGCGAACTCGGCGAGGAGAGCACCAGGTACCATCGGGAACTCGGGCGCTTCTTAAGATCCACCGACATCCCCGTCATAGCGCTCATCGGGGAAGAGGTAAAAGAAACATATGGCGAACTGGGGAAGGCAAGGGCGCGGCTCTTTGAGAACAAAGGCGCCCTCGTCGATTACATAACGGGCGAACTTAAGGAAGGCGACACGGTGCTTGTAAAAGGTTCGAGACTCTCAAAGATGGAGGAAATCGTGGAGGCGCTTACCTAA
- a CDS encoding UDP-N-acetylmuramoyl-L-alanyl-D-glutamate--2,6-diaminopimelate ligase — protein sequence MKLSSLIKEISVVNMKGNKDADITDLTKDSRMVKEGDLFFATSKSGAYLQDALAKGAKALITDHETDVPFPSIVVVDDVARAMGRMASKFNGYPSKHMHVTGITGTNGKTTITYLIESILKSARKQAGVIGTISYRYDAKALKADNTTPGAAETQRLLKDMLASNVKYVAMEVSSHALDQRRVEAIEFDVGIFTNLTHDHLDYHGDFEHYKAAKKSLFEDYLKVSSKEKKFAILNIDDPVTREFAIGAPIETLSYSIRGYADAHLLRYGEDINGLTLEIALMDKKMSLVSPLIGAFNASNILASALYGIATHTPSDKIREGIEGLKGVPGRLERVGNDRGISIFVDYAHTPDALQNVLLLLNRLKTGRLIVVFGCGGDRDTAKRPIMGGIASRLADLTIITSDNPRSENPARIIDDIKKGLNGNTSYRIIENRKDAILDAVRLARDNDVLLVAGKGHEDYQIIGSNTYHFSDRETIEESLHVAA from the coding sequence GTGAAACTTTCGAGTCTCATAAAAGAGATCTCCGTGGTGAATATGAAAGGCAACAAAGACGCGGACATCACAGACTTGACCAAGGATTCGCGCATGGTTAAGGAGGGTGACCTCTTTTTTGCTACGAGCAAAAGCGGCGCGTATCTGCAGGATGCATTGGCGAAAGGTGCGAAGGCGCTCATCACCGATCACGAGACCGACGTTCCATTTCCCTCGATCGTAGTTGTTGATGACGTGGCACGGGCTATGGGACGGATGGCGTCAAAGTTTAACGGATACCCTTCGAAGCATATGCACGTTACGGGTATCACCGGCACAAACGGAAAGACAACGATCACATATCTCATTGAATCGATCCTGAAGTCGGCCCGTAAACAGGCGGGCGTGATCGGAACGATTTCTTATCGATATGATGCGAAGGCATTGAAAGCGGACAATACAACCCCAGGGGCGGCCGAAACACAAAGGCTTCTCAAGGATATGCTCGCATCCAACGTGAAATATGTAGCCATGGAGGTCTCCTCTCATGCCCTGGATCAGAGACGCGTCGAGGCGATTGAGTTCGACGTAGGGATATTCACAAACTTGACCCATGATCATCTCGACTACCACGGAGACTTTGAACACTATAAGGCCGCAAAAAAATCCCTTTTTGAGGATTACCTTAAGGTCAGCTCCAAAGAGAAGAAATTTGCCATCCTCAACATCGACGACCCCGTCACTCGCGAATTTGCCATTGGCGCGCCCATAGAGACACTCTCATACAGCATCAGAGGATATGCGGATGCTCATCTCTTAAGATACGGCGAGGACATTAACGGATTAACCCTTGAGATAGCCTTGATGGACAAAAAAATGTCCCTTGTCTCGCCGCTCATCGGCGCCTTCAATGCCTCGAACATCCTCGCGTCCGCGCTTTACGGGATTGCGACCCATACTCCTTCAGACAAGATCAGAGAGGGTATAGAGGGCCTCAAGGGTGTGCCGGGCAGGTTGGAAAGGGTGGGAAACGACCGTGGAATCTCGATATTTGTTGATTATGCACATACACCCGACGCGTTGCAAAATGTGCTCCTTCTCCTCAACCGCTTGAAGACCGGACGACTAATCGTAGTGTTTGGCTGCGGCGGCGACAGAGACACGGCCAAAAGGCCCATCATGGGCGGCATCGCCTCCCGTTTAGCCGACCTTACGATCATCACATCCGACAATCCAAGGAGCGAGAACCCTGCCAGGATTATCGACGATATCAAGAAGGGTCTCAACGGCAATACGTCCTATAGGATAATCGAGAACAGAAAGGATGCGATCTTAGACGCCGTGAGGCTTGCGCGGGATAACGATGTACTCCTCGTTGCTGGAAAAGGTCACGAGGACTATCAGATCATAGGTAGCAACACGTATCATTTTAGCGACAGGGAAACGATCGAGGAGTCTCTCCATGTGGCGGCTTGA
- the rsmH gene encoding 16S rRNA (cytosine(1402)-N(4))-methyltransferase RsmH has protein sequence MNGVTHIPVLLEEVLHNLVGIEDGLFVDATLGGGGHTYGILERFSAIRVIGIDADEVALTIAEEALRDFKDRVRLVKGNFRTLRQILQGVGVSSIDGILFDLGTSVYQIMGKRGFSFNDETDLDMRMDTKDELRAWDVVNGYRINALERILFEYGEEEKAHKIARAIVEARKKRPIQTAKELGDIVARVKWRRGRIHPATKTFQAIRIEVNGELENLKEGVASAIDMLNVKGRIGVITFHSLEDRMIKQTFRGALGVATLTKKPIRPQRKEMLSNPRSRSAKLRIAEKL, from the coding sequence TTGAATGGTGTTACACACATACCCGTTCTTCTCGAGGAAGTACTTCACAATCTGGTTGGCATTGAAGATGGCTTGTTCGTGGATGCGACGCTCGGCGGTGGCGGGCATACATATGGCATACTGGAGCGGTTTAGCGCAATACGCGTTATAGGGATTGATGCCGATGAGGTCGCACTTACAATTGCCGAGGAGGCGCTTAGAGACTTCAAAGACAGAGTAAGACTGGTAAAGGGGAACTTTAGGACATTGAGACAAATCTTACAGGGGGTAGGAGTATCGTCTATAGACGGGATTCTTTTTGACCTGGGGACATCCGTTTACCAGATAATGGGAAAGCGGGGGTTCAGTTTCAATGATGAAACGGACCTCGACATGAGAATGGACACAAAAGACGAACTAAGGGCATGGGACGTTGTAAACGGATATCGGATAAACGCTCTGGAGCGGATACTCTTTGAGTATGGGGAAGAAGAGAAGGCGCATAAGATTGCCCGGGCCATTGTGGAAGCAAGAAAGAAAAGACCGATTCAGACGGCAAAGGAACTTGGCGATATTGTCGCCCGCGTAAAGTGGCGTCGCGGCCGAATTCACCCGGCCACCAAGACATTTCAGGCAATCAGGATCGAGGTAAACGGTGAGCTTGAGAACCTCAAAGAGGGCGTGGCGAGCGCCATTGATATGCTCAATGTGAAAGGCAGAATCGGCGTCATCACTTTTCATTCACTGGAAGATAGAATGATAAAGCAGACCTTTCGGGGTGCCCTAGGCGTTGCAACGCTCACCAAGAAACCCATACGGCCGCAGAGGAAGGAGATGCTTTCCAATCCGCGTTCCAGAAGTGCCAAACTCAGGATAGCGGAAAAGCTTTAA
- the mraZ gene encoding division/cell wall cluster transcriptional repressor MraZ yields the protein MFAGRFEYAIDDKSRVSIPAKFREVLSTNHDLRLILTNLDGCIVAYPYQEWLNIQDKISNTGSIRKEARTFLRYFYSGASECPLDKLGRILIPQTLKADAYIKKNVVIVGVGKKIEIWAKEKWEELVRQATADPDQIADIVSELGL from the coding sequence TTGTTCGCAGGCAGGTTCGAATACGCTATCGATGATAAAAGCAGGGTGAGCATCCCGGCGAAGTTCAGGGAAGTGCTCTCCACAAATCACGATCTTCGTTTAATTCTCACCAACCTTGACGGTTGCATCGTTGCCTATCCATACCAGGAATGGCTTAACATACAGGATAAAATATCGAACACGGGATCCATACGAAAAGAAGCGCGGACATTTCTCAGGTATTTCTATTCCGGTGCTTCCGAATGTCCTCTCGATAAACTCGGAAGAATCCTCATACCGCAAACACTCAAGGCCGATGCATATATCAAGAAAAATGTTGTTATCGTTGGCGTAGGCAAAAAGATAGAGATCTGGGCGAAGGAAAAATGGGAAGAACTGGTTCGACAGGCAACTGCCGACCCCGATCAGATCGCAGATATTGTGTCGGAACTCGGCCTTTGA
- the greA gene encoding transcription elongation factor GreA: MKVPITREGYENLKKEHEFLLNVKRPQILQLIEEARGHGDLSENAEYDAAKEAFQFLQKKVAEIEEMIKNSEIIDVRAANGEAVQFGSSVTLTNLDTDEEVVYRIVGPYESDIRKGTISITSPLGQALMGKCVGDEVNFKAPGGERVYEVIKIL; the protein is encoded by the coding sequence ATGAAAGTCCCTATTACCAGGGAAGGTTATGAAAACCTAAAAAAAGAACACGAGTTTCTTCTCAACGTGAAGAGGCCTCAGATCCTTCAGTTGATCGAGGAAGCGCGGGGACACGGAGATCTTTCGGAGAATGCCGAGTACGATGCGGCAAAGGAGGCCTTTCAGTTTCTTCAAAAGAAGGTCGCCGAGATTGAAGAGATGATCAAAAACTCCGAGATCATCGATGTCAGAGCTGCGAACGGCGAGGCCGTCCAATTCGGCTCAAGTGTTACGCTCACAAATCTCGACACTGATGAAGAGGTGGTATACAGGATAGTGGGTCCCTACGAATCGGACATCAGGAAAGGTACCATATCGATCACTTCGCCGCTGGGGCAGGCGCTCATGGGAAAGTGCGTGGGCGATGAGGTGAATTTCAAGGCGCCCGGCGGAGAGCGCGTCTACGAAGTAATCAAAATCCTTTGA